From a single Nicotiana tomentosiformis chromosome 2, ASM39032v3, whole genome shotgun sequence genomic region:
- the LOC104099491 gene encoding acyltransferase Pun1-like, with protein MAASALLSSLVSICDKSFVKPSCLTPPMVRYHKLSFVDQSLSNMYIPFAFFYPKQQKEESNNSQLSHLADLLQRSLSQTLVSYYPYAGILRDNATVECNDMGAEFLSVKINCPMSEILNHPHATDAESIVFPKDLPWKNNYEGDNLLVVQLSKFDCGGIAISACLSHKIGDGCSVINFLNHWANVTRDRRFVVPSPRFVGDSIFPSQNGPLIAPQTMSNVSECVQKRLIFPTAKLDALRAKIAIESGAENPTRAEVVSALLYKSATKAAASSSANIQPSKLVHHLNVRTMIKPRLPRSAIGNLLSMFSTAATQDIELPRLVHNLRKEVEVAYKKDQVDENELVLEIVDSMKKGKLPFEEKDENCTTTTMYFCSNLCKFPFYSVDFGWGKPERVCLGTGPFKNFFFLKDYQTGRGVEARVMLQKQHMSAFECDEELLQFASSSVPSL; from the exons ATGGCCGCTTCGGCATTATTATCATCACTTGTTTCCATTTGTGACAAATCCTTCGTCAAACCTTCTTGTCTTACCCCTCCTATGGTTAGATACCACAAGCTCTCTTTCGTCGATCAATCCCTAAGTAATATGTATATTCCTTTTGCATTTTTTTACCCTAAACAACAAAAAGAAGAGTCAAACAATTCTCAACTATCCCATTTAGCTGATTTGTTGCAGAGATCTCTGTCACAAACTCTAGTCTCTTACTATCCTTACGCAGGAATATTGAGAGACAATGCTACTGTTGAGTGTAATGACATGGGAGCTGAGTTCTTGAGTGTTAAAATAAATTGTCCTATGTCTGAAATCCTTAACCATCCTCATGCAACTGATGCAGAGAGTATAGTTTTTCCAAAGGACTTGCCTTGGAAGAATAATTATGAAGGTGATAATTTACTTGTGGTTCAATTAAGTAAGTTTGATTGTGGGGGAATAGCCATTAGTGCATGTTTATCGCATAAGATTGGCGATGGTTGCTCTGTGATTAATTTTCTTAATCATTGGGCTAATGTCACTCGTGATCGTAGATTTGTAGTTCCTTCTCCTAGATTTGTAGGAGATTCTATTTTCCCTTCACAAAATGGCCCTCTTATTGCTCCACAAACTATGTCTAATGTCAGTGAGTGCGTACAGAAAAGACTCATTTTTCCAACTGCCAAATTGGATGCTCTTCGAGCTAAG ATAGCAATTGAATCAGGAGCAGAGAACCCAACACGGGCTGAAGTTGTTAGTGCACTTCTTTACAAATCTGCAACAAAGGCAGCAGCATCAAGTTCTGCAAATATACAACCATCTAAGTTGGTTCACCACTTAAATGTACGTACGATGATCAAACCTCGTCTACCACGAAGTGCAATTGGAAATCTCTTATCCATGTTCTCCACAGCAGCTACGCAAGATATTGAGTTGCCAAGATTGGTTCATAATCTAAGGAAGGAAGTTGAGGTAGCGTACAAGAAAGACCAAGTTGATGAAAATGAACTGGTTTTAGAAATAGTAGATTCCATGAAAAAAGGAAAATTACCATTTGAAGAAAAAGATGAAAATTGTACTACTACTACTATGTATTTTTGCAGCAACCTTTGCAAATTCCCATTCTACAGTGTAGATTTTGGATGGGGAAAACCTGAAAGAGTGTGTCTAGGAACTGGTCCTTTCAAGAATTTCTTCTTCTTGAAAGATTACCAAACTGGGCGAGGCGTGGAGGCGCGAGTGATGTTGCAGAAACAACATATGTCTGCATTTGAATGTGATGAGGAACTTCTTCAGTTTGCCTCCTCCTCAGTTCCAAGTCTTTAA